From one Neorhizobium galegae genomic stretch:
- a CDS encoding AAA domain-containing protein, producing the protein MNRNVDAILRYWRTSLADGALGEGQFSQRDRQRFIELSAETLRDGLLPKQSVSQLFKDQPKAKVVGVRLWPLIVARRSSHGAARGDGLPELVGPIVTEALVDVQGKILPQRNTIARDLLTPLPSDEFSIGAVDALDSFLTAEPLQLGDRLDWATYLAHCRKMLDAVAEGWPAGDQHYVPAGFGLLEPAEDASATVRNILNLYDKILADRPKAPLLNKIVSPVERLVIDTKVETALARRLGHSNPHFPLAEQQRQVLAWLDAAVPGDVIAVNGPPGTGKTTLLLSAVAGLWVRAALNGGEPPVIVATSSNNQAVTNIIDAFGKDFAKGDGPLAGRWLPGVDSFGIFLPANSRRQEASEKYQTEDFQTRMETVDRFRAAKDAWLTSARAAFPDSQGNVAEYVSAIQRAIAYQVAKLEEADRSLEQQFFAMGKAQEFGGDPAAAEARAQKSVSERGLVVERMKRHRAEFDRQQAQESSLLAFFSFLPAVERKRVLRARVALGGLSGLDGLKRISEVDQQLARWIQKAEIEYASAKEALNGIRTLMAEINAAQSARKKALISLDGGDGQEDGLEDRIDLCQRFELFRLATHYWEGRWLMAMEADLTGIVASTVKRGRSTLVPRWHRRMMLTPCAVSTFATLPSKLSYSRRDGAEWANEYLYDFIDLLIIDEAGQALPEVAGAAFALAKRALVIGDTKQIEPISAVPRAVDVGNLREAGLLEEDADIQNLDATGLCSTSGSAMRLAQQACQVSPWSDLEPGLWLFEHRRCHDEIIEYSNALCYKGKLRPRRGPAPSDALLPAMGYVHVDGKAVRAGNSRSNPTEAQTIGAWIAENRTSLEARYNRPVEQIVGIVTPFGAQVRELRRACSAHKLTVSGRTGITIGTVHTLQGAERPVVIFSPVYSKHADGGFIDSSPSMLNVTVSRAKDSFLLFGDMDVLANATPGSPRALLSSFLDQPGLELGFQPTPRADLQESEGPLQILRNAAEHDAFLLKVLSADARRYLIVSPWIRLRTMERTGILKALELATARGAEIDIYADPLLNGTLTPGGTNQIEEAAAALKQIGVSLHRLEKLHSKIIAVDDDLLCVGSFNWLSAAREGQYARHETSYVYRGKDVEAEIRVTKEDLKRRAS; encoded by the coding sequence GTGAATCGAAACGTCGATGCCATCCTGCGCTATTGGCGCACTTCTTTGGCAGATGGTGCTTTGGGGGAGGGCCAGTTTAGCCAACGGGATCGCCAACGTTTTATCGAACTCTCTGCCGAAACCCTGCGGGACGGCCTGCTACCAAAACAATCAGTCAGCCAACTGTTCAAAGACCAGCCAAAAGCGAAGGTTGTCGGGGTTCGCTTGTGGCCGCTGATTGTGGCAAGACGGTCTTCACATGGTGCGGCCAGAGGTGATGGGCTTCCCGAACTGGTTGGGCCGATCGTTACCGAAGCGCTGGTTGATGTCCAGGGGAAGATCTTACCGCAACGCAACACCATTGCGCGAGATTTGCTGACGCCGTTACCTTCCGACGAATTTAGCATCGGCGCGGTAGACGCCTTGGATAGCTTCCTGACCGCGGAGCCTCTGCAATTGGGCGATCGTTTGGACTGGGCAACTTACCTCGCACATTGCCGCAAAATGCTGGATGCCGTGGCGGAAGGCTGGCCCGCCGGAGATCAACATTATGTCCCTGCCGGCTTTGGTCTTTTAGAGCCGGCCGAAGACGCTTCGGCGACAGTGCGCAACATCTTGAACCTTTACGACAAAATCCTCGCCGATCGTCCGAAGGCGCCGCTTCTCAACAAAATCGTTTCACCAGTCGAGCGATTGGTCATCGACACGAAAGTCGAGACAGCTCTTGCTCGTCGTCTAGGCCATTCCAATCCCCATTTCCCCTTGGCTGAGCAGCAGCGGCAGGTTCTGGCCTGGTTGGACGCTGCAGTGCCGGGGGATGTCATCGCCGTCAATGGTCCGCCGGGGACGGGTAAGACGACCCTCCTTCTATCTGCTGTGGCAGGACTTTGGGTTCGTGCAGCGCTGAATGGCGGGGAGCCGCCTGTGATTGTGGCTACGTCGTCGAACAATCAAGCCGTTACGAACATTATCGACGCATTCGGCAAGGATTTTGCCAAGGGCGACGGGCCGCTCGCTGGGCGTTGGCTACCGGGGGTAGACAGCTTTGGCATATTTCTGCCTGCAAATTCTCGACGGCAAGAAGCGTCAGAGAAGTATCAAACCGAGGATTTCCAAACCCGCATGGAAACCGTCGACCGTTTTCGGGCCGCCAAAGATGCATGGCTAACCTCTGCCCGTGCCGCATTTCCTGACAGTCAGGGGAACGTCGCCGAATATGTCTCAGCGATCCAGCGCGCCATTGCCTATCAGGTGGCGAAACTTGAAGAGGCTGACCGCAGTCTAGAGCAACAATTTTTCGCGATGGGCAAAGCGCAGGAATTTGGAGGAGACCCGGCAGCGGCTGAAGCACGTGCTCAGAAAAGTGTCAGTGAGCGAGGCCTGGTGGTCGAAAGAATGAAACGCCATCGCGCAGAGTTCGATCGCCAACAGGCTCAGGAATCCAGCCTCTTGGCTTTTTTCAGTTTTCTCCCCGCCGTTGAACGCAAGCGCGTTCTCAGGGCGCGCGTAGCGCTGGGGGGACTTTCCGGCCTCGATGGTCTGAAGCGTATCTCCGAGGTCGATCAACAGCTAGCTCGGTGGATTCAAAAGGCCGAAATTGAGTACGCCTCGGCAAAGGAGGCATTGAACGGCATCAGGACGTTAATGGCCGAAATCAATGCGGCCCAATCTGCTCGAAAAAAGGCACTGATCTCACTCGACGGAGGGGACGGGCAGGAGGATGGTTTGGAAGATCGGATCGATCTATGCCAACGTTTCGAGCTCTTCCGATTGGCCACTCATTATTGGGAAGGCCGCTGGTTGATGGCGATGGAGGCTGATCTGACGGGAATTGTGGCCTCTACCGTCAAACGAGGTCGATCGACGCTGGTTCCGCGCTGGCATCGACGCATGATGTTGACACCATGCGCAGTGTCGACTTTCGCCACCCTGCCTTCAAAGCTCTCTTACAGCCGCCGGGACGGAGCCGAATGGGCCAATGAGTATCTTTACGATTTCATCGACCTGCTGATTATCGACGAGGCGGGTCAAGCCTTGCCCGAAGTTGCAGGCGCGGCCTTCGCTTTGGCTAAACGCGCCTTGGTTATCGGCGACACCAAGCAGATCGAGCCGATCTCAGCCGTGCCCCGCGCCGTCGATGTTGGGAATTTACGCGAGGCCGGTCTGCTGGAGGAGGATGCGGACATTCAAAACCTTGACGCCACGGGTCTTTGCAGCACGTCAGGCAGTGCGATGCGGCTGGCCCAACAGGCCTGTCAGGTTTCGCCTTGGTCAGACCTGGAGCCGGGCCTGTGGTTGTTTGAGCACCGCCGTTGCCATGATGAGATCATAGAGTACAGCAACGCCCTTTGTTACAAGGGCAAGCTTCGCCCCCGTCGTGGGCCCGCGCCGAGCGATGCGCTTTTGCCGGCGATGGGATACGTTCATGTTGACGGCAAGGCGGTCCGCGCGGGCAATAGCCGATCAAATCCCACTGAAGCTCAAACAATCGGGGCTTGGATTGCTGAAAACCGCACGTCTTTGGAGGCGCGATACAATCGCCCAGTAGAGCAAATCGTTGGCATTGTTACCCCTTTTGGCGCACAGGTCCGCGAGCTGCGGAGAGCTTGCTCCGCGCACAAGCTCACTGTCTCGGGGCGAACAGGCATAACAATCGGAACCGTCCATACACTGCAAGGTGCCGAGCGCCCAGTGGTGATCTTCTCTCCAGTCTATTCCAAACATGCCGACGGTGGTTTCATTGACAGCTCTCCCAGCATGTTAAACGTTACCGTGTCGCGCGCCAAAGACAGCTTTCTGCTGTTCGGAGACATGGATGTGCTTGCGAATGCGACACCTGGTTCGCCGCGTGCCTTATTGTCGAGCTTCCTCGACCAACCCGGTCTGGAGCTTGGTTTCCAGCCGACTCCGCGTGCCGATTTGCAGGAGAGCGAAGGACCGCTGCAAATCCTGCGAAACGCTGCAGAACACGACGCGTTTCTATTGAAAGTCTTGTCTGCCGATGCGCGGCGCTACCTGATCGTCAGCCCTTGGATCAGACTTCGCACGATGGAGCGCACAGGCATATTAAAGGCCCTGGAGCTGGCTACTGCCAGGGGCGCTGAAATCGACATCTACGCCGACCCGTTGTTGAACGGGACCCTGACACCCGGCGGCACCAATCAAATAGAAGAAGCCGCTGCCGCGCTGAAACAGATTGGTGTCAGCCTGCACCGTCTTGAGAAGCTTCATAGCAAAATTATCGCCGTGGATGACGACCTTCTCTGTGTGGGATCCTTCAACTGGCTAAGTGCCGCCCGAGAGGGGCAATATGCGCGCCATGAGACGTCTTATGTTTATCGAGGCAAAGACGTCGAGGCCGAAATCCGCGTGACGAAAGAAGATCTAAAACGGCGAGCTAGCTAA
- a CDS encoding protein-L-isoaspartate O-methyltransferase family protein — MAAAKLPILRPGKSWENKSRFNREFCDRELFIGVYLLMTPDELKIVRRAYAKQITAAVQVVDERVETAFAEVPREDFLGPGPWPVFRRRKAYVPTPTADPVYVYTDDIIGIVPERHINNGQPSLHAFLLSQAASRTGEHIVHVGAGAGYYSAIMANLVAASGKVTAIEFEPELAARAKANLTAYRNVSVVQGDGSSVAFNSADVIYVNAGATRPADIWLDRLNDGGRLILPLSTDLGFTSSNWSNMHLRGAVFLVTRRGEELHAKWISPVAIFPCAGMRDAESEKALAAAFESGEHKRVTRLYRSDELPTEQCWVRGPGWCLAYA, encoded by the coding sequence GTGGCTGCTGCAAAACTCCCTATTCTGCGACCTGGCAAAAGTTGGGAAAACAAGTCTCGCTTTAATCGGGAATTTTGCGACAGGGAACTGTTCATTGGAGTTTATCTGCTGATGACACCGGACGAATTGAAGATCGTGCGTCGAGCTTATGCGAAGCAGATCACGGCGGCCGTTCAAGTTGTCGATGAGCGCGTTGAAACAGCCTTTGCCGAAGTGCCGCGAGAAGATTTCCTTGGTCCCGGCCCGTGGCCGGTCTTCCGAAGGCGAAAAGCCTATGTTCCAACCCCGACCGCCGATCCGGTCTACGTCTATACAGATGACATCATCGGGATCGTTCCCGAACGCCACATCAACAACGGGCAGCCGTCACTTCATGCATTCCTGCTTTCGCAGGCTGCGTCGCGAACCGGCGAGCATATCGTGCATGTTGGCGCTGGTGCCGGGTACTATTCTGCGATCATGGCGAACCTCGTTGCCGCATCCGGCAAGGTGACGGCGATCGAGTTCGAGCCGGAGCTTGCTGCGCGAGCGAAAGCAAATCTCACCGCGTATCGGAACGTTTCCGTGGTTCAAGGGGATGGCAGTTCCGTGGCTTTCAATTCAGCCGATGTGATCTATGTGAACGCTGGAGCGACCCGCCCGGCGGATATCTGGCTGGACCGGCTCAATGACGGCGGAAGGCTGATCCTACCGCTTTCAACCGATCTTGGATTTACCAGCAGCAACTGGAGCAACATGCACCTTCGAGGAGCCGTGTTCCTCGTAACGCGCAGGGGTGAAGAATTACATGCGAAATGGATTTCCCCGGTGGCAATCTTCCCCTGTGCAGGAATGCGCGACGCGGAATCGGAAAAAGCGCTTGCCGCGGCATTCGAGAGCGGGGAGCATAAGAGGGTGACGCGGCTGTATCGTAGTGATGAGCTGCCAACCGAGCAATGTTGGGTTCGAGGTCCCGGCTGGTGCCTTGCCTATGCTTAG
- the urtE gene encoding urea ABC transporter ATP-binding subunit UrtE, translating to MLSLKDVHSYYGRSHILHGVTLDIPAGKVTSILGRNGTGKTTLLKTLMALTDRMTGEMHLQGTDIGSSPTHMRARAGIAYVPQGREIIPDFTIRENILMGTFARTDRKREIPALVPELFPYLMANLDRPGGVLSGGQQQQLAIARALAADPKILLLDEPNEGIQPSIVEEIEKIIIQLNREIGMTIILVEQNVAFARHASHQFAMLEKGRVVATGAIDALSDALVHRHMAV from the coding sequence ATGCTGTCATTAAAGGACGTGCACAGCTATTACGGCCGCAGCCATATCCTGCACGGCGTCACGCTCGATATTCCGGCCGGCAAGGTCACGAGCATCCTCGGTCGCAACGGCACCGGCAAGACGACGCTGTTGAAAACCTTGATGGCACTGACCGACCGCATGACGGGCGAGATGCATCTGCAGGGAACGGATATCGGCTCCTCCCCGACGCATATGAGGGCACGGGCCGGTATCGCCTATGTCCCCCAGGGGAGGGAGATCATTCCCGATTTTACCATCCGCGAGAACATCCTGATGGGCACCTTTGCGCGCACTGATCGCAAACGCGAAATTCCAGCGCTGGTGCCGGAGCTTTTTCCATACCTGATGGCCAACCTCGATCGACCGGGCGGCGTACTTTCGGGCGGCCAGCAACAGCAGCTTGCTATCGCCCGCGCGCTGGCCGCCGACCCCAAGATACTTCTTCTCGATGAACCGAACGAAGGCATTCAGCCATCCATCGTCGAGGAGATCGAAAAGATCATCATTCAGCTCAATCGCGAGATCGGCATGACGATCATCCTCGTCGAACAAAACGTCGCTTTTGCGCGGCACGCGTCTCACCAGTTCGCGATGCTGGAAAAGGGACGCGTGGTCGCGACTGGCGCCATCGACGCGCTCTCCGACGCGCTTGTTCACCGGCATATGGCTGTCTGA
- a CDS encoding ABC transporter ATP-binding protein yields the protein MSISDAIYRPFESLIRPLDIPYRPLPSNGPVAVLLHFVLMFRGILITLALCTMAIEAMNLTIVWGLSVIVDGVTQQGAVAFLHNDRMLLILLGLMLFPGIPIASFLVNTLNSHTLGIGMPAAIQWQGHRAVERQDLAFFHDLYAGQVASRLQQVASAVQQQVISAFQSIPRFIMQMVGSVILLSALSWQLALPAVIWITLNVLLAVRLAPVFTERARRSAKRRSLISGAITDLYANMQMVKQFAAEDSEAGAIRGIIGNAIKAQQSEQRIYRTAEVIVVVLNMMHWLAILSIGFTGLVDGFVTIGEFTAAVYVLSRLSGHTFTFLQMGQQIFQAIGTIKDAMPVMTTPPTITDGPDAAELVVHRGEIRFENVRFAYKSGKPVIDALSLTVQPGEKVGLVGLSGAGKTTLANLLLRFYDIKDGAIRIDGQDIRAVTQASLRRAIGVIAQDVALLHRSVGDNIRYGRPEATQEEIERVTKMASADGFIADLADSEGRKGYDAFVGDRGIKLSGGQRQRVAIARVLLKDAPILVLDEATSSLDSESEAAIQERLNLVMEGKTVIAIAHRLSTITRMDRIVVLDHGRIVEEGRPEELVEQDGLFARLWRRQTGGFIADDIG from the coding sequence ATGTCGATTTCAGATGCGATCTACCGCCCCTTCGAAAGCCTGATCCGGCCGCTCGACATCCCCTACCGGCCGCTGCCGTCGAACGGGCCAGTAGCCGTTCTTCTTCATTTCGTCTTGATGTTTCGCGGCATCCTGATCACGCTCGCCCTTTGCACCATGGCGATTGAGGCCATGAACCTGACTATCGTCTGGGGCCTGTCTGTTATCGTCGATGGCGTCACGCAGCAGGGTGCTGTCGCCTTCCTGCACAACGACCGGATGCTGCTGATCTTACTAGGCTTGATGCTTTTCCCCGGCATCCCGATTGCCTCTTTCCTCGTCAATACGCTGAACTCTCACACGCTCGGCATCGGCATGCCGGCCGCCATTCAATGGCAGGGCCACAGGGCGGTGGAACGGCAGGACCTCGCCTTCTTCCACGATCTCTATGCCGGCCAAGTCGCCTCACGCTTGCAGCAGGTGGCGTCAGCGGTGCAGCAGCAGGTCATTTCGGCCTTCCAGTCCATCCCGCGCTTTATCATGCAGATGGTCGGCTCCGTCATCCTTCTGAGCGCGCTGTCCTGGCAGCTTGCCCTTCCGGCCGTCATTTGGATCACGCTCAATGTGCTGCTCGCCGTCAGGCTGGCACCCGTCTTCACCGAGCGCGCGCGCCGCTCCGCCAAGCGTCGCAGCCTGATTTCCGGCGCCATCACCGATCTCTACGCCAACATGCAGATGGTCAAGCAGTTCGCCGCGGAAGACAGCGAGGCCGGCGCCATCAGAGGCATAATCGGCAACGCGATCAAAGCTCAGCAGAGCGAACAACGCATCTACCGTACCGCTGAGGTCATCGTCGTAGTCCTCAACATGATGCACTGGCTGGCAATCCTGTCGATCGGCTTTACCGGGCTCGTCGACGGCTTCGTCACGATCGGCGAGTTCACGGCCGCCGTATATGTTCTCAGCCGCCTCTCCGGTCACACATTTACATTCCTGCAGATGGGCCAGCAGATCTTCCAGGCGATCGGCACGATCAAGGACGCCATGCCCGTCATGACGACGCCGCCGACGATCACCGACGGGCCGGATGCGGCCGAACTTGTTGTGCATCGGGGCGAGATCCGGTTCGAGAATGTCCGCTTCGCCTACAAGTCGGGCAAACCGGTGATCGACGCCCTGTCGCTGACGGTGCAGCCCGGCGAGAAGGTAGGCCTCGTTGGCCTTTCCGGGGCTGGCAAGACGACGCTCGCAAACCTGCTCCTGCGCTTCTACGATATCAAGGATGGCGCGATCCGGATCGACGGGCAGGATATCCGGGCGGTGACGCAAGCAAGCCTTCGCCGCGCGATCGGCGTCATAGCCCAGGATGTCGCGCTGCTGCACCGTTCCGTCGGTGACAATATCCGCTACGGCCGGCCGGAGGCGACGCAGGAAGAGATCGAAAGGGTGACGAAGATGGCGAGCGCCGATGGCTTCATCGCCGATCTTGCCGACAGCGAGGGCCGCAAGGGCTATGACGCCTTCGTCGGCGATCGCGGCATCAAATTGTCGGGCGGTCAGCGCCAGCGGGTGGCCATCGCCCGCGTGCTCCTGAAGGATGCGCCGATCCTGGTGCTCGACGAGGCAACCTCGTCGCTGGACAGCGAATCCGAGGCCGCCATCCAGGAAAGGCTAAACCTCGTGATGGAGGGAAAAACGGTGATCGCCATCGCCCACCGTCTTTCAACCATTACCAGGATGGACCGCATCGTAGTGCTGGATCACGGCCGCATCGTCGAGGAGGGCAGGCCGGAAGAACTGGTCGAGCAGGACGGGCTGTTTGCCCGCCTGTGGAGACGCCAGACCGGCGGCTTTATTGCTGACGACATTGGCTAA
- a CDS encoding nitrilase-related carbon-nitrogen hydrolase, which yields MGTTMTSTQSYTAATIQFEPTMFEKARNISRLAAHCEEAAAAGARLIVTPEMGTTGYCWFDRAEVKPFVEVIPGPTTDVFQAIARKHRCYIVVGMPEVDPASDLYYNTAVLIGPEGVVGRHRKSHPYIAEPKWAANGDIVHEVFETEIGRISMLVCMDLHFFETARLEALAGADIICHISNWLQERTPAPYWINRAFENACYVIESNRWGLERTVQFSGGSCLIEPDGTVAASIDTGDGIAYGTVDLARARRREVLCEPVFKARRPELYMNMMTNSFTWNPGDYFRLYGYQPIPRGRASRAAVAQFAPSSVIEDNLARIAKLAADAKATTAPDILVFPELSLTGLEAPETRAELLSGQTVSAFVRLAMKLGFHLVAGFAEADGDKVYNSAVLAGPEGLVGSYRKTHLGIADSWATAGDEWKVYDLAIGRVGLAIGHDALYPEAIRSLSLMGCDLVACPSAIAGTFTGGHAGTKIPHNYPIPKGADPYHWHALRVRGGENNVYFAFANVLDAARGYLGKSAVFGPDSFAFPRHESVILDEDGIAAATVDTTNLDTPYPTNIVRRKDLVVMRQPHHYQPLVKWHQ from the coding sequence ATGGGAACGACCATGACATCGACACAAAGCTACACCGCGGCCACCATTCAGTTCGAGCCGACCATGTTCGAGAAAGCGCGCAATATCAGCCGGCTGGCAGCCCATTGCGAGGAGGCAGCGGCGGCAGGCGCGCGCCTGATCGTCACGCCCGAAATGGGCACGACCGGCTATTGCTGGTTCGACAGGGCCGAAGTGAAACCTTTCGTCGAGGTTATCCCCGGACCGACCACCGATGTTTTCCAGGCCATTGCCAGAAAACACCGCTGCTATATCGTCGTCGGCATGCCAGAAGTCGATCCGGCGAGCGATCTCTATTACAATACCGCCGTCCTGATTGGCCCTGAGGGCGTCGTTGGCCGGCACCGCAAGTCGCATCCCTATATCGCCGAGCCGAAATGGGCCGCCAATGGCGATATCGTCCACGAGGTCTTCGAAACGGAGATCGGCCGGATCTCGATGCTGGTCTGCATGGATTTGCACTTCTTCGAGACGGCGCGACTGGAAGCTCTGGCGGGTGCCGATATCATCTGCCACATCTCCAACTGGCTGCAAGAGCGCACGCCGGCACCCTACTGGATCAACCGCGCCTTCGAAAACGCCTGCTATGTCATCGAAAGCAACCGCTGGGGATTGGAAAGAACCGTACAGTTTTCCGGGGGAAGCTGCCTGATCGAGCCCGACGGAACGGTTGCCGCATCGATCGATACGGGCGACGGGATTGCCTATGGCACGGTCGATCTTGCCCGCGCCCGCCGCCGCGAGGTCTTGTGTGAACCGGTGTTCAAGGCCCGCCGGCCCGAGCTCTACATGAACATGATGACCAACAGCTTCACCTGGAATCCAGGCGACTACTTCCGTCTCTATGGCTATCAGCCCATCCCGCGCGGGCGCGCATCGCGCGCCGCCGTCGCTCAGTTCGCCCCATCCTCTGTCATCGAAGATAATCTTGCCCGCATCGCTAAGCTGGCAGCCGACGCGAAAGCGACGACAGCACCGGACATTCTGGTTTTCCCGGAACTGTCGCTGACCGGACTGGAGGCCCCTGAAACACGGGCGGAGCTGCTCTCAGGCCAGACGGTATCCGCCTTTGTTCGTCTGGCAATGAAGCTCGGCTTCCATCTCGTCGCCGGATTTGCCGAGGCGGACGGAGACAAGGTTTACAACAGCGCGGTCCTCGCAGGACCCGAGGGACTTGTGGGCAGCTACCGCAAGACGCATCTCGGCATTGCCGATAGCTGGGCGACGGCCGGCGACGAATGGAAAGTCTACGATCTTGCCATCGGCCGCGTCGGCTTGGCGATTGGCCACGACGCGCTCTATCCGGAAGCCATCCGTTCGCTCTCCCTGATGGGGTGCGATTTGGTCGCCTGCCCCTCAGCGATCGCCGGCACTTTTACCGGCGGTCACGCCGGCACGAAGATCCCGCACAACTATCCGATTCCGAAAGGCGCCGACCCCTATCACTGGCATGCATTGCGCGTGCGCGGTGGCGAGAACAACGTCTATTTCGCCTTCGCCAATGTGCTGGATGCGGCGCGGGGATACCTGGGCAAGAGTGCGGTGTTCGGGCCGGATTCCTTTGCCTTTCCGCGTCACGAATCGGTGATCCTCGACGAGGACGGTATTGCGGCTGCAACCGTCGACACCACCAATCTCGATACGCCCTACCCGACGAATATCGTCCGCCGAAAGGATCTTGTTGTCATGCGCCAGCCGCACCACTATCAACCTCTCGTCAAATGGCATCAGTGA
- a CDS encoding iron-containing alcohol dehydrogenase: MSTFTFATVPQIIAGPGCVARLSELTTLLGSRVLVISDDGIVKAGLVQPALASLSAGGAETSLFTGVVADPPEAIIHAAVAQAIEFGATGILGIGGGSSLDVAKLVALLCRSGEALDDIYGVGKVSGQRLPLVLVPTTAGTGSEVTPISIVTTGAYQKKGVVSPVLLPDVAVLDAELTLGLPPTVTAATGIDAMVHAIEAFTSASTNNNPVSRTLAKEALRLLGANIEIAVMTGTDLAARQAMLLGAMLAGQAFANSPVAAVHALAYPVGGRYHVPHGLSNSLVLPHVLRFNATVCGDAYAELAPCLYPHLEPAGQAERISGFIEGLAMLPVRLNLPVRLRDVGVPKDGLPLLAESAMEQTRLLVNNPRTVSLPDAVRIYEVAW, translated from the coding sequence ATGTCCACATTCACATTCGCAACCGTCCCGCAGATAATTGCAGGGCCGGGCTGCGTCGCAAGGCTTTCGGAGCTGACGACCCTGCTCGGGTCGCGTGTATTGGTGATTTCAGATGATGGGATCGTCAAGGCGGGGCTGGTGCAGCCGGCCCTGGCGAGCCTTTCGGCAGGTGGCGCCGAAACATCGCTCTTTACAGGCGTTGTCGCCGATCCGCCGGAAGCCATCATTCATGCGGCTGTGGCGCAGGCGATCGAGTTTGGCGCAACCGGTATATTGGGCATCGGCGGTGGCTCGTCGCTCGATGTCGCAAAACTTGTAGCTCTGCTCTGCAGAAGCGGCGAAGCACTCGATGATATCTATGGAGTGGGCAAGGTAAGCGGGCAGCGTCTGCCGCTGGTGCTTGTGCCGACAACGGCGGGCACCGGATCAGAAGTCACACCGATTTCCATCGTCACCACGGGCGCATATCAAAAAAAGGGCGTCGTATCACCGGTGCTGCTACCGGATGTTGCCGTTCTCGACGCCGAACTGACCCTCGGACTTCCACCAACCGTGACCGCTGCAACGGGGATTGACGCCATGGTGCACGCCATCGAGGCGTTCACCTCCGCAAGTACAAATAACAATCCGGTTTCCCGTACCCTTGCCAAGGAGGCTCTTCGGCTTCTCGGGGCGAATATCGAGATCGCCGTCATGACCGGAACCGATCTGGCCGCCAGACAGGCGATGCTGCTCGGCGCGATGCTCGCCGGACAAGCCTTTGCCAACTCGCCGGTCGCTGCTGTCCATGCGCTCGCCTATCCGGTCGGTGGCCGCTATCACGTCCCTCACGGCCTTTCCAACAGTCTTGTCTTACCGCATGTCCTGCGCTTCAACGCGACCGTGTGTGGCGATGCCTATGCTGAGCTGGCGCCTTGCCTCTATCCTCATCTTGAGCCTGCAGGCCAGGCCGAGCGGATTTCCGGCTTTATCGAAGGATTGGCGATGCTGCCTGTGCGCCTGAACCTGCCCGTACGCCTGAGAGATGTTGGAGTTCCCAAGGACGGACTTCCTCTGCTAGCGGAAAGTGCGATGGAACAGACCCGTCTGCTGGTCAACAATCCGCGCACGGTGTCGCTGCCGGACGCTGTCAGGATCTACGAAGTCGCTTGGTAA
- the urtD gene encoding urea ABC transporter ATP-binding protein UrtD — MSAIALIIDGLSVDFGGFRAVNNVSITVFDGELRVLLGANGAGKTTLMDLVSGKTHSTQGKVFVYDTDITNWPEHRIARAGIGRKFQVPSVFRDLTVRQNLEVANCRNPSVLANLRFGFSRAEARRVDDVLALIGLEAEHNMMAAYLSHGQTQWLELGMLIVQDPKVVLLDEPTAGMTQAETRKTAEIINNLKGRHTILVVEHDMGFVREIAERITVLHLGEVLAEGSVEDIERNPKVREAYLGSKGIS, encoded by the coding sequence ATGAGTGCGATCGCATTGATCATCGACGGTCTCAGTGTCGATTTCGGCGGGTTCAGAGCCGTCAACAATGTCAGCATCACCGTCTTCGACGGCGAGTTGCGCGTGCTGCTCGGCGCAAACGGAGCCGGCAAGACAACCTTGATGGATCTGGTCAGCGGCAAGACCCACAGTACGCAGGGCAAGGTCTTCGTCTACGACACCGACATCACCAACTGGCCTGAACACAGAATCGCACGCGCCGGAATTGGCCGAAAATTCCAGGTCCCCAGCGTCTTTCGCGACCTGACGGTGCGTCAGAACCTGGAGGTCGCCAATTGCCGCAACCCTTCGGTGCTTGCCAATCTCCGGTTCGGCTTTTCGCGCGCCGAGGCACGGCGCGTGGACGACGTTCTGGCACTAATAGGCCTCGAAGCCGAGCATAACATGATGGCCGCCTATCTCAGTCACGGCCAGACACAGTGGCTGGAACTGGGCATGCTTATTGTCCAAGACCCCAAGGTGGTTCTGCTCGACGAGCCCACGGCTGGCATGACCCAGGCCGAAACCCGCAAAACCGCGGAGATCATCAACAATCTCAAAGGTCGCCATACGATCCTCGTCGTCGAACACGACATGGGGTTCGTCCGCGAAATCGCCGAGCGCATCACCGTTCTCCATCTCGGTGAAGTTCTGGCCGAGGGAAGCGTCGAAGATATCGAGCGTAATCCGAAAGTCCGTGAAGCCTATCTCGGTTCGAAAGGAATATCCTGA